One window from the genome of Ovis canadensis isolate MfBH-ARS-UI-01 breed Bighorn chromosome 21, ARS-UI_OviCan_v2, whole genome shotgun sequence encodes:
- the FGF4 gene encoding fibroblast growth factor 4, whose product MAGPGAAAAALLPAVLLAVLAPWASRGGAAAPTSPNGTLEAELERRWESLVARSLARLPVAAQPKEAAVQSGAGDYLLGIKRLRRLYCNVGIGFHLQVLPDGRIGGVHADASDSLLELSPVERGVVSIFGVASRFFVAMSSRGRLYGSPFFTDECKFKEILLPNNYNAYECYRYPGMFIALSKNGKTKKGNRVSPTMKVTHFLPRL is encoded by the exons ATGGCGGGGCCCGGGGCGGCCGCGGCGGCGCTGCTCCCGGCGGTGCTGCTGGCCGTGCTGGCGCCCTGGGCTAGCCGAGGGGGCGCCGCCGCGCCCACCTCCCCCAACGGCACTCTGGAGGCCGAGCTGGAGCGCcgctgggagagcctggtggcGCGCTCGCTGGCGCGCCTGCCGGTGGCCGCGCAGCCCAAGGAGGCTGCCGTCCAGAGCGGCGCCGGCGACTACTTGCTGGGCATCAAGCGCCTGCGGAGGCTGTACTGCAACGTGGGCATCGGCTTCCACCTCCAGGTTCTCCCCGACGGCCGCATCGGCGGCGTGCACGCGGACGCGAGTGACA gcctgcTGGAGCTGTCGCCGGTGGAGCGCGGGGTGGTGAGCATTTTCGGGGTGGCCAGCCGGTTCTTCGTGGCCATGAGCAGCCGGGGCAGGCTCTACGGCTCG ccTTTCTTCACCGACGAGTGCAAGTTCAAAGAGATCCTTCTCCCCAACAACTACAACGCCTACGAGTGCTACCGGTACCCCGGCATGTTCATCGCCCTGAGTAAGAACGGGAAGACCAAGAAGGGGAACCGGGTGTCCCCCACCATGAAGGTCACCCACTTCCTCCCCAGGCTGTGA